In Sulfitobacter sp. W027, a single window of DNA contains:
- the hflX gene encoding GTPase HflX produces MSRPAFQIDNSDGPRVTRAWVLHPDIKTDNDRRAPEPALAEAVALAEALPELEVVGAEVVPLRTVHAGMLFGKGKIEELDQRMKDAEVELVLVDGPVTPVQQRNLEKAWGVKLLDRTGLILEIFSDRAATREGVLQVEMAALNYQRTRLVRAWTHLERQRGGLGFVGGPGETQIEADRRAIDDQLVRLRRQLEKVVKTRALHRAARAKVPFPIVALVGYTNAGKSTLFNRLTGAEVMAKDMLFATLDPTMRSLVLPDGPEIILSDTVGFISDLPTELVAAFRATLEEVLAADIVCHVRDVSHAETEEQAQNVRDILATLGVPKETRSFEVWNKLDLLPEDRAEAMRARAARNDDVLAISAITGEGLEALQETIAEALQGAVREAELILGFAEGKKRAWLFAQDVVEGERQTEDGFEITVRWSARQEAEFQQI; encoded by the coding sequence TTGAGCCGTCCAGCATTTCAGATCGATAACAGCGACGGGCCCCGCGTAACACGCGCTTGGGTGCTGCATCCTGATATTAAAACCGACAACGACCGGCGCGCGCCAGAACCCGCGCTGGCCGAAGCTGTGGCCTTGGCCGAGGCCTTGCCCGAGTTGGAAGTGGTGGGGGCCGAAGTCGTGCCGCTGCGCACGGTGCATGCAGGCATGCTTTTCGGGAAAGGCAAGATTGAGGAACTCGATCAGCGCATGAAAGACGCCGAAGTTGAGCTTGTGCTTGTTGATGGCCCGGTGACCCCGGTCCAGCAGCGCAACCTTGAGAAGGCTTGGGGCGTCAAACTGCTTGACCGGACCGGGCTGATTCTTGAGATCTTCAGCGACCGTGCGGCGACCCGTGAAGGGGTGCTTCAGGTCGAAATGGCAGCGCTGAACTATCAACGCACGCGGCTGGTGCGCGCTTGGACCCACCTTGAACGTCAGCGGGGCGGTTTGGGCTTTGTCGGCGGTCCGGGTGAGACGCAGATCGAGGCAGACCGCCGTGCCATCGATGACCAATTGGTGCGCCTGCGCCGCCAGTTGGAAAAGGTCGTGAAAACCCGCGCCCTGCACCGCGCCGCGCGGGCCAAGGTGCCGTTCCCGATTGTGGCGCTTGTGGGCTATACCAATGCCGGGAAATCTACGCTTTTCAACCGTTTGACCGGGGCCGAGGTCATGGCGAAAGACATGCTTTTTGCCACGTTGGACCCGACCATGCGCAGCCTTGTGTTACCGGACGGGCCTGAGATCATCCTCAGCGACACGGTGGGGTTCATCTCTGATTTGCCCACGGAACTCGTCGCCGCCTTCCGCGCCACGCTCGAAGAGGTGCTGGCGGCCGATATCGTCTGCCATGTGCGCGATGTGTCCCACGCCGAGACCGAAGAGCAGGCCCAGAACGTGCGCGACATCCTCGCAACTTTGGGTGTGCCGAAAGAGACCCGCAGTTTCGAGGTCTGGAACAAGCTGGACCTGCTGCCCGAAGACCGCGCCGAAGCCATGCGCGCTCGCGCGGCGCGCAACGACGATGTGCTGGCAATCTCGGCCATCACGGGCGAGGGGCTCGAGGCACTGCAGGAGACCATCGCCGAAGCGCTGCAAGGCGCGGTACGCGAGGCGGAGCTGATCCTTGGCTTTGCCGAAGGCAAGAAACGCGCATGGCTGTTTGCGCAGGACGTGGTCGAAGGCGAGCGTCAGACCGAAGACGGGTTCGAGATTACCGTTCGCTGGTCCGCGCGGCAAGAGGCTGAATTCCAGCAGATTTGA
- a CDS encoding GNAT family N-acetyltransferase translates to MQIRKLEARNAAAFHALRLEGLRSHSEAFGASFEEEANLTLADVAKRLGSGCVFGGFSDAGYLEGIVGLAQSQSPKIRHIATIWGMFVRPRARGAGLAAALMEAAIAEASADCTSIRLSVVSTNQAALRLYERMGFTTWAVDTEALYVNGVYHDEVLMRRSRS, encoded by the coding sequence ATGCAAATTCGGAAACTTGAGGCCCGTAATGCCGCTGCCTTTCATGCGCTCAGGCTCGAAGGGTTGCGAAGCCACTCAGAGGCCTTTGGTGCATCCTTCGAGGAGGAAGCCAACCTGACACTTGCCGATGTGGCAAAGCGGTTGGGATCGGGCTGCGTATTTGGTGGCTTCAGTGATGCCGGTTACCTTGAGGGCATCGTTGGGCTTGCCCAGTCCCAATCGCCCAAAATCCGTCATATCGCGACGATCTGGGGCATGTTCGTGCGACCAAGGGCGCGCGGGGCCGGGCTGGCGGCGGCGCTGATGGAGGCAGCCATAGCGGAGGCCTCTGCCGATTGCACTTCAATCCGCCTATCGGTCGTTTCCACAAACCAAGCCGCTCTGCGCCTTTATGAGCGGATGGGGTTTACGACATGGGCGGTGGACACCGAGGCGCTTTACGTAAACGGTGTCTACCATGATGAGGTTTTGATGCGGCGGTCGCGGTCCTAG
- a CDS encoding DUF2177 family protein, whose product MTLVILYISTVVVFLGLDYLGLTYLIKPVFERDIGGWLLDEFRVAPALIFYAFFVAVVLWFVSWPAMMQDHSLLWVFGNALLIGAMGYGTYEFTNLATLKDWTWAMVARDFAWGSFLTGTAATAGVAIARALT is encoded by the coding sequence ATGACACTCGTCATCCTTTATATTTCAACCGTCGTTGTCTTCCTCGGATTGGATTACCTTGGATTGACCTATCTCATCAAACCTGTGTTTGAGCGGGACATTGGCGGTTGGCTGCTTGATGAGTTTCGCGTGGCCCCGGCGCTAATCTTCTACGCCTTCTTCGTGGCGGTGGTGCTGTGGTTCGTGTCATGGCCCGCGATGATGCAGGACCATTCGCTGCTTTGGGTCTTTGGCAATGCGTTGCTGATCGGCGCGATGGGCTATGGCACCTATGAGTTCACCAATCTGGCGACGCTTAAGGATTGGACATGGGCCATGGTGGCGCGGGACTTCGCTTGGGGGTCGTTCCTGACCGGCACGGCGGCGACCGCGGGCGTCGCCATCGCCCGCGCGCTGACCTAA
- a CDS encoding pseudouridine synthase has translation MTARVILLNKPYGVLSQFTDKGTEGSSRPTLSAYVDEKGFYPAGRLDRDSEGLLVLTDHGPLQARIAHPKYKRPKTYLVQVEGTPDAAALEALRKGVELKDGLTKPAEVDQIDTPETLWPRDPPVRFRKTVPDVWLRITIREGRNRQVRRMTAHVGLPTLRLIRASVGDWELAGLQPGAWRWSTENGR, from the coding sequence ATGACCGCCCGTGTGATCCTGCTGAACAAACCCTACGGCGTGCTGTCGCAATTCACCGATAAGGGCACCGAGGGCAGCAGCCGCCCAACCCTCTCGGCCTATGTCGATGAAAAGGGGTTTTATCCCGCCGGACGGCTGGACCGTGACAGCGAAGGCTTATTGGTGCTGACCGATCACGGCCCGCTACAGGCCCGCATCGCGCATCCCAAGTACAAGCGACCCAAGACTTATCTCGTGCAGGTCGAAGGCACACCGGACGCCGCCGCCTTAGAGGCGTTGCGCAAAGGTGTGGAGCTTAAAGACGGCCTTACGAAACCTGCAGAGGTAGATCAGATCGACACGCCCGAGACCCTCTGGCCGCGCGACCCGCCGGTACGTTTTCGCAAGACGGTACCGGACGTTTGGTTGCGCATCACCATCCGCGAGGGGCGCAACCGCCAAGTGCGGCGCATGACGGCGCATGTGGGATTGCCCACCCTGCGGCTGATCCGCGCCAGCGTGGGCGATTGGGAACTGGCCGGGCTGCAGCCGGGCGCTTGGCGCTGGTCGACGGAGAACGGCCGTTAG